A window of the Planococcus citri chromosome 4, ihPlaCitr1.1, whole genome shotgun sequence genome harbors these coding sequences:
- the LOC135842629 gene encoding uncharacterized protein LOC135842629: MSDNQKQNPSNDPLIFYYHAGKLVDLAAVSLLAALKHHKITQMHLGNEEIRIASNEMHLISVNLPKSITNMLRELADRMDESIAKWWKYHWEAVFFCKIPSDDMITLFDQFVWLPDGSISFEKTARKLLDSDKLTNKQKLQIACTYFFIEDANRLKGTLSPDEIHFLTKSFCTDFDPFLEYWYCKIRHMTGFHHLTNTDIDLFTELTQPFCRKYYHHWPVVEYFWNQLRDEEERRRKVEQILDAERDLFNYDDKRVELIWHFLPKLTSSQLDSLLKNYGYEVIYYLIDDPNYVEYAISTWKRLVNLIDNRNLNFLLDHVTDLEENQDYTDGILREMWLYMSEQQKKFVANQQELHYVTTWIKYCLYNSPNHQLIVDIFSYWDSERRRQCWMANWTSLVIGQMGNKNKIEEIMKMVFDSNENIAVFKCTTMIDYNSIRTACENLLKQGHFEGLQNYLNYCTEDQNVIRNLKKQIILTMPKDDLFHALCNCSDDESLDAEFEHFLSDIFTTDEIKYFQRDVLMASWQKMEEMLCKGSVHKPIQCVAKYLSSEEDLCSIKAHFIKYSRNHDDIARRVKMADWVDLLSWCLGGNNSLTERLKISLQRTEAQDVEMEELPIYRSFCNRFLRDE; the protein is encoded by the coding sequence ATGAGCGACAACCAGAAGCAGAATCCGTCCAATGACCCGTTGATTTTCTACTATCATGCCGGTAAGCTAGTCGATTTGGCTGCGGTATCTTTGCTGGCTGCTTTGAAGCATCATAAAATAACGCAAATGCATCTTGGAAACGAAGAAATCCGTATTGCATCTAACGAAATGCATCTAATCAGCGTGAACTTGCCTAAATCTATTACTAATATGCTGCGTGAATTGGCCGATCGTATGGACGAATCGATAGCTAAGTGGTGGAAATACCACTGGGAAGCggtgtttttttgtaaaataccaTCAGATGATATGATTacattgtttgatcaatttgtaTGGCTACCCGATGGCTCAATTAGCTTCGAAAAAACGGCTAGAAAATTGTTGGATAGCGATAAATTAACAAATAAGCAGAAGTTACAAATtgcttgtacatattttttcatcgaagaTGCGAATCGTTTGAAAGGGACGTTATCGCCCGACGAGATTCATTTCCTCACCAAATCATTTTGTACGGATTTCGATCCATTCTTGGAGTACTGGTACTGTAAAATACGACATATGACAGGTTTTCATCACCTGACGAACACGGACATTGATTTGTTCACTGAATTGACACAACCTTTCTGTAGAAAATACTATCACCATTGGCCAGTcgtagaatatttttggaatcagttGCGTGATGAAGAAGAGCGTCGAAGGAAAGTTGAACAAATTCTTGATGCTGAGCGTGATTTATTTAATTATGATGACAAACGGGTCGAGCTGATCTGGCACTTTCTTCCCAAATTGACTAGCTCACAACTCGATTCGCTGCTAAAGAACTATGGTTATGAGGTTATATACTATTTGATCGATGATCCTAACTACGTCGAATATGCAATTTCAACTTGGAAACGTCTGGTGAATTTAATCGATAATCGTAATCTTAATTTTCTTCTAGACCACGTGACAGACTTGGAGGAAAATCAAGATTATACTGATGGTATACTACGCGAAATGTGGCTCTACATGTCGGAACAACAGAAAAAGTTTGTCGCCAATCAACAAGAACTACATTATGTGACAACGTGGATTAAATATTGTTTATATAATTCGCCAAATCATCAGCTGATTGTGGATATATTTTCGTATTGGGATTCAGAACGTAGACGTCAATGCTGGATGGCTAATTGGACTAGTTTAGTAATCGGTCAAATgggtaataaaaacaaaatcgaagAGATAATGAAGATGGTCTTTGATAGTAATGAAAATATCGCCGTTTTCAAATGCACCACCATGATCGATTATAATTCTATCAGAACAGCTTGTGAAAACTTGTTAAAGCAGGGACATTTCGAGGGATTGCAAAACTACTTGAATTACTGTACAGAGGACCAGAATgtgattcgaaatttgaaaaagcaaatCATTCTGACAATGCCGAAGGACGACCTGTTTCATGCGCTTTGCAATTGTTCCGATGACGAGAGCCTGGACGCTGAATTTGAACACTTTCTGAGCGACATATTTACGACCGAcgaaattaaatattttcagaGGGATGTGCTCATGGCAAGTTGgcaaaaaatggaagaaatgcTGTGCAAAGGATCCGTTCACAAGCCTATACAATGCGTTGCAAAATATTTATCCAGTGAAGAAGACCTGTGCTCGATAAAAgcacattttatcaaatactCTCGCAACCACGACGATATAGCACGACGCGTCAAAATGGCAGATTGGGTGGATCTTTTATCTTGGTGTTTGGGCGGTAACAACAGTCTTAcagaacggttgaaaatttcattacaacGGACCGAAGCTCAAGATGTAGAAATGGAGGAGCTTCCTATTTATAGATCTTTCTGTAATCGTTTTTTAAgagacgagtaa
- the LOC135845181 gene encoding uncharacterized protein LOC135845181, which translates to MWLKSLNESTDLVFTQINASPVDTNSLQMAFEQLTVDLEEVENCRVTSTRSKDKPTYNFADAMPSIIRAKRVIPTVKRILMDAGRSTGDTKPPKSSNDYSRRIPEMEITPFSGDITLYSSFIKSFHLKYDELPIPKSEKLQHLKRHCLGEPLKIIETLDLTDSNYDLALNKLDIQYHDKEEVIGALYAKLENLPKATNTNASLRSTYYDIEGLLTALESHGQNLDLFPPLKDKIYFKYPNWLVHQVCGKTKPTIKDFQREIGLHVKLRCGLQAAATAQGLSPSTKPHSTTAALVTSNATSKAYNNKNAEKTEKPKSPPYCVYCNQQHYSAECTVHTTVTARRSLLKNRCHLCLNKNHTKAQCNRNTTCYYCKQVKSHHSSLCLRQFPETPLEKPEKNDGSGNGKPEEKPDNGTPHTRMNSFIQTHQGAHCTAILTIINPKNNRRYQIRTLFDNGSNETYISEKAARRIGLELSKFKSIPINVFHHESPVTFSSATTSFIVTNNADFHLRLRTYC; encoded by the coding sequence ATGTGGCTGAAAAGCCTAAACGAATCCACCGATCTTGTGTTCACGCAAATCAACGCATCACCAGTCGATACCAACTCGCTTCAAATGGCATTTGAGCAACTCACCGTCGATCTAGAAGAAGTAGAAAATTGCCGTGTTACTTCTACTAGAAGTAAAGATAAACCAACTTATAATTTCGCTGATGCTATGCCGTCGATAATTCGAGCTAAACGAGTAATTCCAACAGTTAAACGAATCTTGATGGATGCTGGACGATCAACTGGCGATACCAAACCGCCAAAATCATCTAACGATTATTCTCGACGCATACCTGAAATGGAAATCACCCCCTTTTCCGGTGATATAACACTGTACTCCAGTTTCATTAAATCATTCCACTTGAAATACGACGAACTCCCGATTCCGAAGTCAGAAAAGTTACAACATCTAAAAAGGCACTGTTTAGGTGAACCgctgaaaattatcgaaactCTCGACCTAACCGATAGTAATTATGATCTCGCGCTCAACAAATTGGACATACAATATCACGACAAAGAGGAAGTTATCGGCGCACTCTACGCTAAATTGGAAAACTTACCAAAAGCTACAAACACGAATGCAAGTTTACGTTCAACTTACTACGACATCGAAGGTTTGCTCACAGCTCTCGAATCCCATGGTCAAAATCTCGATCTGTTCCCACCATTGAaagataaaatttatttcaaatatccGAATTGGTTAGTTCATCAGGTTTGCGGAAAGACCAAACCAACAATTAAAGATTTCCAGAGAGAAATCGGATTACACGTAAAACTACGTTGTGGGCTTCAGGCAGCTGCAACTGCGCAGGGTTTGTCTCCATCAACAAAACCGCATTCAACTACCGCAGCTTTAGTTACTTCGAACGCAACATCGAAAGCGTACAATAATAAAAACgctgaaaaaacagaaaaaccgAAGTCGCCACCATATTGTGTATATTGTAATCAACAGCATTACTCGGCCGAATGCACTGTACATACCACAGTCACAGCACGTCGATCtttattaaaaaatcgctgTCATCTTTGCCTGAATAAAAATCACACGAAGGCGCAATGTAATCGCAATACAACGTGTTATTATTGCAAACAGGTGAAAAGCCATCACTCTTCGTTGTGTCTTCGCCAGTTTCCAGAAACGCCACtcgaaaaacctgaaaaaaatgatggttCTGGTAATGGTAAGCCAGAAGAGAAACCTGACAACGGAACACCACACACACGAATGAATTCGTTTATTCAGACACATCAAGGTGCTCATTGCACTGCAATATTAACGATAATAAATCCGAAAAACAACCGTCGTTATCAAATTAGAACACTATTCGATAATGGAAGTAATGAAACGTATATTTCCGAGAAAGCTGCACGTCGCATCGGTttagaattatcaaaattcaagtcGATTCCAATTAATGTTTTCCATCACGAATCACCTGTTACGTTTTCGTCAGCCACCACCTCGTTTATCGTGACAAATAACGCCGATTTTCATCTTAGGCTACGGACATACTGCTAA
- the LOC135842631 gene encoding uncharacterized protein LOC135842631: protein MRIVIQESDSDEPRNRANSVFNSVHRQQDIHPLNKNNEHLGEFNHLYPGLRKHPAKFFEYMRMSVETFDIILNKIKHFITKETTTFKRPLPPAERLMITLRYLATGLSFRQLAFSFRRGKSTIAEVIYETCAVIWDVFVHEYMPVPTEEHLKQVATDYYHRWKFPHCIGSIDGRHCQIRNPKHAGSTHLNYMKYFSIVLQGVADANKKFITIDVGGRGKQHDAATFRYSSLFQLLEEGQFNVPQDTNLPNSNIMAPFVLIGDEAYPLKTYLMRPYPQRGLTPENEIFNKKLSIARKCIECAFGILRAKWRFLSKEIETSPKHARILIRTACLLHNIVREHDGDSDADYLNTLNRIYNGNGNDIQNAGQGENFGPLQRHRNNNAVGTLPKLIREHFTQYFQTVQ, encoded by the exons ATGAGAATCGTAATtcaggaatccgattctgacgaaccgaggaatcgcgccaactctgtcTTCAACAGTGTCCATCGACAACAGGATATCCATCCCCTTAATAAAAACAACGAACATTTAGGAGAGTTCAATCATTTGTATCCTGGCCTCCGAAAACACCCCGCAAAATTTTTCGAGTATATGAGAATGTCCGTGGAAActtttgacataattttgaataaaataaaacattttattaCAAAGGAAACCACAACTTTCAAACGACCATTACCTCCTGCTGAAAGGCTGATGATAACATTGAG GTATCTTGCTACAGGACTATCCTTTCGGCAACTTGCTTTCTCATTCAGGCGCGGGAAGAGTACCATTGCTGAAGTGATATATGAAACTTGTGCAGTCATTTGGGATGTTTTTGTTCATGAATATATGCCAGTTCCAACAGAGGAGCACCTCAAACAAGTAGCTACAGACTATTACCACCGGTGGAAATTCCCACATTGCATAGGCAGCATTGATGGACGTCACTGCCAAATACGTAACCCTAAACATGCTGGATCAACCCATCTGAACtacatgaaatatttttctatagTACTTCAAGGAGTGGCAgatgcgaataaaaaatttatcaccataGATGTTGGTGGCAGGGGAAAGCAGCATGATGCTGCTACCTTTCGCTATTCTTCTTTATTTCAATTACTAGAAGAAGGTCAATTCAATGTACCTCAAGACACCAACTTGCCTAATTCGAATATAATGGCACCTTTTGTGCTGATAGGTGATGAAGCTTATCCCTTAAAAACTTACTTGATGCGACCCTACCCTCAACGAGGATTGACTCCAGAAAATGAAATCTTTAATAAGAAATTATCAATAGCGCGAAAATGCATCGAATGTGCTTTTGGTATTTTAAGGGCGAAATGGCGATTTCTCTCCAAAGAAATAGAAACCTCGCCAAAGCATGCTCGCATATTAATCCGAACTGCTTGCTTACTTCACAATATTGTGAGAGAACATGATGGTGATAGTGATGCAGATTATTTAAATACATTAAATCGAATTTATAATGGTAATGGTAATGACATCCAAAATGCAGGTcaaggtgaaaattttggacctcTGCAAAGGCACAGAAATAACAATGCTGTAGGTACTCTTCCTAAACTAATTCGTGAACATTTTACTCAGTATTTTCAAACTgtgcaataa